From Halichondria panicea chromosome 12, odHalPani1.1, whole genome shotgun sequence, a single genomic window includes:
- the LOC135345193 gene encoding plexin-A2-like: MFIVALFALRLFLLQGAAYSQSQSFSFDIPINIPGLQVDSTGRTFLAADNYLYRLNAQLMQEARVDLGANVIKRGLALSSTGMLVVCLVDRSCSVYNASNLSTGPIRNVSNAIADPNYLGAAIFTSGDTFYTGESVLTVAGGQRMVLQQFGDDFNRSSNNNPSGTRNELVFGISDFRRQFYAFGGFVSGRFAYYVVVDYQPANAQAIRLLRVCSMPDCGGPSTCGVTALYELGINCGIQTITEETHVCGVSLVEDFSGISGPTAVITICYDITNSICVVNITAVNEAMDAKYDSCIVSRTVGEEISLAWRTGSDNCSTLSQPQITVDRCDTPSPVGLLIPNGGIDLIAPVRINFGDSFVPLASVAVKVERFSFVFVATDYHWILGYDVSGTSTLGIYSYFYSQRVRYDVMVPVYHLSWQEGLNYITAVTQDSVFQVPIEECSQRIDCTSCTNDLNPLCGWCVVENKCSRQTQCQNSNLTSRWTQDNTNCFTAATVEPIQLALDPTILTNEFTVTLTSPGLLNLLPGESFYCHLEDSEERFPPIIVPAVEVTPGTVFSCDIDGLVPDYSGVTATINLGFQSSLFNEPFDITNQALTIYRCSAVESCKDCLGLNSPCGWCNFNKKCSGTSALCRNASHFLQVSGGNNFAAECPLLDIPPSGGYTQPVRVAQGLRLATRNLIPATDGFEYYCVVNGVSLTAQYENENSILCTVGSGQLTLSVGVDSSLVVVMVIWTGNDVNHILNNTMQQISVTLYDCRDLASGCSECIAVRMGSEFACGWCGGSCEVRQECSNTFITEGDNCPAPVINSFIPMSGPVEGGTTITVMGTDLGVTFADIQNSTLTLGGVACTPLVTGYIPWQQFVCQTTNFVTEGSKEFSLTIGSRIAIVHAGSFTAVDPTVNSVTPTFGPMAGGTKVVVNGTGLNVGNQEDTRVSLEINGSNYVCNILSIESQEIRCRISAGNLTSAALVVVSIDAARVSNPGVVFSYRNNPNVTAVFPSNTIPSGGITLTFTGVNLDVIQQPVLEVYQPMGAPPATTEQHHRSTCSIVDNTTITCSTPNLTTTSLTPLDYALMFDDVPLTTHASLPISVQSDPSNFRLEGSQEVTSGTATLIRIVGDNLDSVETSEIQVTVGGEECVKTPSNSRGSEFICTAPLETPEEENPAIIRVTVGSNIAQVLDQRLTYIVLVVEVPTVEVLEATVPLEVIIPSVLGGAVVVVCVVLIIFVCFCLNSRRKTVSIAMHEQMMELVANRRTQEEILPVDGNTALVKSELVEIAESIPDSFKIPASILKLSSTAIGQGEFGVVYKGILTDWNKVPMQGVAVKTLKGLFSLSDVQSMVCEVNKMQDFDHPHVMSLIGVCLDAGPGVAIVMPYMANGSLISYLKKERSSLELDEDCEIDQILEVRKLLLKMCRQIALGMAYLAEQKFVHRDLAARNCMLDSGGGIRVGDFGLAEDVYASGYFRQNDRANVKLPYKWMALESLNDAIFTEKTDVWSYGVTVWEIFNAGRTPYPAVGPHSLIKLLGEGRRLERPLNAACATEISELMRRCWKKDSKERPTFLQLSTTVERLLTSISGYTELGMVLLNTIQETEQLKCDDEPVLTDHEDAHRYVDPPSSYPLTIKNSGATYNL, from the exons ATGTTTATAGTAGCACTCTTTGCCCTCAGGCTGTTTCTGCTGCAAGGAGCAGCTTATTCTCAATCTCAATCATTCTCCTTTGATATCCCTATTAATATCCCAGGACTGCAAGTGGACTCGACTGGGAGAACATTTCTTGCTGCAGACAACTACCTGTATAGACTGAATGCTCAGCTAATGCAAGAAGCAAGAGTTGATCTAGGAGCTAATGTCATTAAAAGAGGACTGGCCCTGAGCTCTACTGGGATGTTGGTGGTATGTTTAGTGGATCGCTCTTGCTCTGTCTACAATGCAAGCAACCTCAGTACTGGTCCTATCAGGAATGTTAGTAATGCTATAGCAGATCCTAACTATTTAGGAGCAGCTATCTTTACATCAGGAGATACTTTCTACACTGGAGAATCAGTATTAACTGTTGCAGGAGGACAGAGAATGGTACTGCAGCAATTCGGAGATGATTTCAATAGATCATCCAACAACAATCCGTCTGGTACACGCAATGAACTGGTTTTTGGAATTAGTGACTTTAGACGACAATTCTATGCATTTGGTGGTTTTGTAAGTGGTAGATTTGCCTACTATGTTGTCGTCGACTATCAACCTGCTAATGCACAAGCTATAAGACTATTACGTGTGTGCAGCATGCCTGATTGTGGAGGCCCAAGTACCTGTGGAGTGACTGCTTTGTATGAACTGGGAATCAATTGTGGCATTCAAACGATCACTGAAGAGACtcatgtgtgtggagtgtcaCTAGTGGAGGACTTCAGTGGGATATCTGGACCCACTGCTGTGATAACTATTTGCTATGACATTACTAACTCTATTTGTGTGGTCAATATCACTGCTGTCAATGAAGCTATGGACGCTAAATATGACTCTTGTATTGTGTCACGCACTGTTGGAGAAGAAATTAGCTTAGCATGGAGAACAGGCTCAGATAACTGCTCTACCCTGTCGCAGCCTCAG ATAACTGTGGACAGATGTGACACACCCAGTCCAGTCGGCCTTCTCATCCCAAATGGTGGTATTGACCTAATAGCACCAGTTCGTATCAATTTTGGAGACAGCTTTGTCCCTCTTGCTTCAGTAGCTGTGAAGGTGGAGCGGTTTTCCTTTGTGTTTGTTGCAACTGATTATCATTGGATATTAGGA TACGATGTCAGTGGTACGTCGACCCTGGGCATTTATAGCTATTTCTACAGTCAGCGAGTGAGATATGATGTAATGGTACCGGTATATCATTTGTCATGGCAGGAGGGACTGAACTACATCACAGCAGTCACTCAAGACTCA GTATTTCAAGTACCCATAGAGGAGTGTTCCCAGCGTATAGACTGTACCAGTTGTACCAATGACCTCAACCcactgtgtgggtggtgtgtggtggagaACAAGTGCTCCCGTCAGACGCAGTGTCAGAACTCTAATCTCACCAGTAGATGGACACAAGACAATACAAACTGTTTTACTGCTGCTACTGTGGAGCCTATACAACTTGCGCTTGACCCTACGATTCTTACTAATGAG TTCACGGTGACCTTAACCTCTCCCGGCCTGCTTAATCTCCTGCCTGGAGAGAGCTTCTACTGTCATCTGGAAGACAGTGAAGAACGTTTCCCACCAATCATAGTACCAGCTGTTGAGGTCACTCCAGGAACAGTGTTCAGTTGTGATATTGATGGACTTGTACCTGACTATTCAGGAGTGACTGCAACCATCAACCTGGGCTTTCAGAGTTCCCTGTTCAATGAGCCATTTGATATTACCAACCAAGCACTCACCATCTATAGGTGCTCAGCAGTGGAAAG CTGCAAGGATTGCCTGGGGCTGAACAGTCCGTGTGGATGGTGTAACTTCAACAAGAAGTGCAGTGGAACATCGGCTCTTTGCAGAAATGCATCTCACTTCCTACAG GTGTCTGGAGGCAACAACTTTGCTGCCGAGTGCCCCTTGTTGGACATACCCCCCTCTGGTGGGTACACTCAACCAGTAAGGGTGGCCCAGGGTCTTCGATTGGCCACCAGGAACCTCATACCTGCc ACGGATGGCTTTGAGTACTATTGTGTTGTGAATGGAGTTAGTCTGACAGCTCAGTATGAGAACGAGAACTCCatcctgtgtacagtgggcAGTGGACAA CTCACACTTTCTGTTGGAGTCGACAGTTCTCTTGTGGTTGTTATGGTAATCTGGACGGGAAATGACGTCAACCATATACTGAACAACACCATGCAACAAATTTCAG tgacgCTGTATGATTGTCGTGATTTGGCCAGTGGATGTTCGGAATGCATTGCAGTCAGAATGGGTTCAGAGTTCgcatgtgggtggtgtgggggcAGTTGTGAGGTGAGGCAAGAGTGCTCTAATACTTTCATTACTGAGGGGGACAATTGTCCTGCCCCTGTCATCAACTCATTCATTCCAATGTCAG GACCAGTTGAGGGTGGTACAACAATCACTGTGATGGGCACTGACCTCGGAGTAACCTTTGCTGATATCCAGAACTCCACTCTTACATTAGGAGGCGTGGCCTGCACTCCCCTCGTCACTGGTTACATACCATGGCAGCAGTTTGTCTGTCAGACCACTAATTTTGTAACAGAAGGGTCTAAAGAATTCTCTCTGACCATTGGCTCTAGAATAGCCATTGTACACGCTGGCTCCTTCACTGCAGTGGATCCTACTGTCAACAGTGTAACTCCGACCTTTGGACCAATGGCCGGGGGAACCAAAGTGGTTGTAAATGGAACTGGACTGAACGTGGGGAATCAGGAGGATACTAGAGTCTCTCTGGAAATCAACGGATCAAACTACGTCTGCAATATATT ATCTATCGAGTCTCAAGAGATTCGTTGCAGGATCTCAGCAGGAAACCTCACCTCCGCTGCATTGGTGGTGGTGTCCATTGATGCTGCCAGAGTCAGCAATCCAGGAGTGGTCTTCAGTTATCGTAACAACCCTAATGTGACTGCCGTGTTTCCTAGCAACACCATTCCTAGTGGAGGCATCACACTGACCTTTACTGGAGTGAACTTGGACGTGATACAACAGCCTGTGTTGGAGGTCTACCAGCCGATGGGGGCTCCTCCAGCAACTACCGAACAACACCAT AGGAGCACCTGCAGTATTGTGGACAATACCACCATCACATGCTCAACTCCTAATCTAACAACAACCTCACTGACCCCATTGGACTATGCCCTGATGTTTGATGATGTCCCACTCACCACACACGCAAGCCTTCCCAtcagcgtccaatcagatcccTCCAATTTTCGGCTTGAGGGTTCGCAAGAGGTCACCAGTGGTACAGCGACTCTCATACGCATTGTG GGTGATAATCTCGACTCAGTGGAGACCAGTGAGATACAAGTGACCGTGGGAGGGGAGGAATGTGTCAAGACACCCAGTAATTCAAGAGGGAGCGAATTTATCTGCACCGCCCCCTTGGAGACCCCAGAAGAGGAAAACCCGGCTATTATACGA GTGACCGTTGGAAGCAACATCGCTCAAGTATTAGACCAGCGACTGACCTACATAGTTCTTGTGGTGGAGGTTCCTACGGTGGAAGTTCTTGAAGCGACAGTTCCCCTGGAGGTCATAATCCCGAGTGTTTTGGGGGGGGCTGTAgtggtagtgtgtgtagtaCTGATcatttttgtctgtttttgtctGAACTCACGAAGGAAGACCGTGTCTATTGCTATGCATGAACAGATGATGGAGCTCGTGGCTAATAg GAGAACACAGGAGGAAATATTACCTGTGGATGGCAATACTGCACTTGTTA aatcaGAACTTGTTGAGATTGCCGAGTCCATCCCAGACTCATTCAAAATACCAGCCTCCATATTGAAGCTCTCTAGTACTGCAATAGGACAAG GTGAATTTGGCGTTGTGTATAAGGGAATCCTGACAGACTGGAACAAAGTTCCTATGCAGGGGGTGGCCGTGAAGACACTAAAAG GTCTGTTCTCGTTGTCGGATGTTCAGAGcatggtgtgtgaggtgaaCAAGATGCAAGACTTTGACCATCCTCACGTCATGTCCCTGATTGGGGTGTGTCTCGATGCTGGCCCCGGTGTTGCCATAGTGATGCCATATATGGCCAACGGCAGCCTCATTAGCTATCTCAAAAAAGAAAGGAGCAGCCTTGAGTTGGACGAAGACTGTGAGATTGATCAG ATTCTGGAAGTAAGGAAACTGCTACTAAAGATGTGTCGCCAGATAGCACTAGGAATGGCCTACTTGGCCGAGCAGAAGTTTGTTCATCGCGACCTTGCAGccagaaactgcat GCTGGACTCGGGAGGGGGTATCAGGGTGGGGGACTTTGGTCTGGCTGAGGACGTCTATGCTAGTGGCTACTTCAGACAGAACGACCGAGCCAATGTGAAGCTGCCCTACAAATGGATGGCCTTGGAGAGTCTCAATGATGCTATCTTCACAGAGAAAACTGATGTG TGGTCGTAcggtgtgactgtgtgggagATCTTCAATGCAGGACGGACTCCCTACCCTGCCGTGGGCCCACACTCCCTCATCAAGCTGCTAGGAGAAGGACGGAGACTAGAGAGACCTCTCAATGCAGCCTGTGCCACTGAGAT CTCTGAATTGATGCGTCGGTGTTGGAAGAAAGATTCAAAGGAGAGGCCAACCTTCTTACAATTGTCCACCACTGTGGAGAGGCTACTGACATCCATTTCTGGCTACACTGAGCTCGGTATGGTGCTACTGAATACCATTCAAGAAACAGAGCAGCTCA AATGTGACGATGAACCCGTACTTACTGATCATGAAGACGCTCATCGCTATGTCGACCCTCCGTCAAGTTATCCTCTAACAATTAAGAACAGCGGAGCAACATACAATTTATAA
- the LOC135345302 gene encoding signal peptide, CUB and EGF-like domain-containing protein 2 produces the protein MDVPAPGVGAVCGACSPGYTGDALKCYDIDECFLNQTLCDHNCTNTDGGYLCSCFNGYQLIKETRECEDIDECWLAVRESNDLCENYLNTECVNNEGSFKCVCVRGYTANSNGICELDNELPPMISVIRPQKSIENSVNFTSPMLVSENFSPERR, from the exons ATGGACGTTCCTGCTCCTGGAGTGGGGGCGGTGTGTGGAGCATGTTCGCCAGGCTACACTGGAGACGCACTCAAGTGTTATG atattgatgagtgcttCCTAAATCAAACTCTCTGTGACCACAATTGCACAAACACTGATGGAGGGTATCTTTGCTCCTGTTTTAATGGCTATCAGCTAATTAAGGAAACAAGGGAATGTGAAG ATATTGATGAATGTTGGCTAGCTGTGCGGGAATCAAATGACCTTTGTGAGAACTATCTAAACACAGAGTGCGTTAACAACGAGGGTTCATTtaagtgtgtttgtgtccGTGGATACACAGCAAACTCAAATGGAATTTGTGAGC TTGATAATGAACTCCCTCCGATGATCAGTGTGATCAGACCACAGAAAAGTATTGAGAATAGTGTGAACTTCACATCACCTATGCTGGTTTCAGAAAAT TTCAGTCCAGAACGCCGATAA
- the LOC135345194 gene encoding plexin-A2-like translates to MFIVALFALRLFLLQGAAYSQSQSFSFDIPINIPGLRVDSTGRTFLAADNYLYRLNAQLIQEERVDLGANVINQGLALSSTGMLVVCLEDLSCSVYNASNLNAGPIRNVSNAIADPDYLGAAIFTSGDTFYTGESVVTVAGGQRMVLQQFGDDFNRSSNNNPSGTRNELVFGISDFRRQFYAFGGFMSGRFAYYVVVDYQPADARAIRLLRVCNMPDCGGPSTCGVTALYELGINCGIQTITEGTHVCGVSLVEDFSGISGPTAVITICYDITNSICVVNITAVNEAMDAKYDSCIVSRTVGEEISLAWRTGSDNCSTLSQPQITVDRCDTPSPVGLLIPNGGIDIIAPVRINFKVILIPVASVAVKVERFSFVFVATDYHWILGYDVSGTSTLGTSSYFYSQRVRYDVMVPVYHLSWQEGLNYITAVTPDSVFQVPIEECSQRIDCTSCTNDLNPLCGWCVVENKCSRQTQCQNSNLTSRWTQYNTNCFIAATVEPIQLALDPTILTNEFTVTLTSPGLLNLLPGERFYCHLEDSEERFPPIIVPAVEVTPGTVFSCDVEGLVPDYSGVIATINLGFQSSLFNEPFDITNQVLTIYRCLAVESCKDCLGLNSPCGWCNLNKKCSGSSALCRNASHFLKVSGGNNFAAECPLLDIPPSGGYTQPVRVAQDLRLATRNLIPATDGFEYYCVVNGVSLTAQYENENSILCTVGSGQLTLSAGIGSSPVVVMVIWTGNDVNHVLNNTMQQISVTLYDCCDLASGCSECIAVRMGSEFACGWCGGSCEVRQECSNTFITEGDNCPASVINSFIPMSGPAEGGTTITVMGTDLGVTFADIQNSTLTLGGVACTPLITGYIPWQQFVCQTTNFVTEGSKEFSLTIGSRIAIVHAGSFTAVDPTVNSVTPTFGPMAGGTKVVVNGTGLNVGNQEDTRVSLEINGSNYVCNILSIESQEIRCRTSAGNLTSAALVVVSIDAARVSNPGVVFSYRNNPNVTAVFPSNTIPSGGITLTFTGVNLDVVQQPVLEVYQPMGAPPATTEQHHRSTCSIVDNTTIKCSTPNLTTTSLTPLDYALMFDDVPLTTHASLPISVQSDPSNFRLEGSQEVTSGTATLIRIVGDNLDSVETSEIQVIVGGEECVKTPSNSRGSEFICTAPLETPGEENPAIIRVNVGSNIAQVLDQRLTYIVLVVEIPTVEVLEAAVPLEVIIPSVLGGAVVVVCVVLIIFVCFCLNSRKKTVSIAMHEQMMELVANRRTQEEILPVDGNTALVKSELVEIAESIPDSFKIPASILKLSSTAIGQGEFGVVYKGVLTDWNKVPMQGVAVKTLKGLFSLSDVQSMVCEVNKMQDFDHPHVMSLIGVCLDAGPGVAIVMPYMANGSLISYLKKERSSLELDEDCEIDQILEVRKLLLKMCRQIALGMAYLAEQKFVHRDLAARNCMLDSGGGIRVGDFGLAEDVYASGYFRQNDRANVKLPYKWMALESLNDAIFTEKTDVWSYGVTVWEIFNAGRTPYPAMDPHSLIKLLGEGRRLERPLNAACATEISELMRRCWKKDSKERPTFLQLSTTVERLLTSISGYTELGMVLLNTIQETEQLKCDDEPVLTDHEDAHRYVDPPSSYPLTIKNSGASYNL, encoded by the exons ATGTTTATAGTAGCTCTCTTTGCCCTCAGGCTGTTTCTGCTGCAAGGAGCAGCTTATTCTCAATCTCAATCATTCTCCTTTGATATCCCTATTAATATCCCAGGACTGCGAGTGGACTCCACTGGGAGAACATTCCTTGCTGCAGACAACTACCTGTATAGACTGAATGCTCAGCTAATACAAGAGGAGAGAGTTGATCTAGGAGCTAATGTCATCAACCAAGGGCTTGCCCTGAGCTCTACTGGGATGTTGGTGGTGTGTTTAGAGGATCTCTCTTGCTCTGTGTACAATGCAAGCAACCTCAATGCTGGTCCTATCAGGAATGTTAGTAATGCTATAGCAGATCCTGACTATTTAGGAGCAGCTATCTTTACATCAGGAGACACTTTCTACACTGGAGAATCAGTAGTAACTGTTGCAGGAGGACAGAGAATGGTACTGCAGCAATTCGGAGATGATTTCAATAGATCATCCAACAACAATCCATCTGGTACACGCAATGAACTGGTTTTTGGAATTAGTGACTTTAGACGACAATTCTATGCATTTGGTGGTTTTATGAGTGGTAGATTTGCCTACTATGTTGTCGTCGACTATCAACCTGCTGATGCACGAGCTATAAGACTGTTACGTGTTTGCAACATGCCTGATTGTGGAGGCCCAAGTACCTGTGGAGTGACTGCTCTGTATGAACTGGGAATCAATTGTGGCATTCAAACGATCACTGAAGGGACtcatgtgtgtggagtgtcaTTAGTGGAGGACTTCAGTGGGATATCTGGACCCACTGCTGTGATAACTATTTGCTATGACATTACTAACTCTATTTGTGTGGTCAATATCACTGCTGTCAATGAAGCTATGGACGCTAAATATGACTCTTGTATTGTGTCACGCACTGTTGGAGAAGAAATTAGTTTAGCATGGAGAACAGGCTCAGATAACTGCTCTACCTTGTCGCAGCCTCAG ATAACTGTGGACAGATGTGATACACCCAGTCCAGTCGGCCTTCTCATCCCAAATGGTGGTATTGACATAATAGCACCAGTTCGTATCAATTTTAAAGTCATCCTTATCCCTGTTGCTTCAGTAGCTGTGAAGGTGGAGCGGTTTTCCTTTGTGTTTGTTGCAACTGATTATCATTGGATATTAGGA TACGATGTCAGTGGTACGTCGACCCTGGGTACTTCTAGCTATTTCTACAGTCAGCGAGTGAGATATGATGTAATGGTACCGGTATATCATTTGTCATGGCAGGAGGGACTGAACTACATCACAGCAGTCACTCCAGACTCA GTATTCCAAGTACCCATAGAGGAGTGTTCCCAGCGTATAGACTGTACCAGTTGTACCAATGACCTCAACCcactgtgtgggtggtgtgtggtggagaACAAGTGCTCCCGTCAGACGCAGTGTCAGAACTCTAATCTCACCAGTAGATggacacaatacaatacaaacTGTTTTATTGCTGCTACTGTGGAGCCTATACAACTTGCGCTTGACCCTACGATTCTTACTAATGAG TTCACGGTGACCCTGACCTCTCCCGGCCTGCTTAATCTCCTGCCTGGAGAGAGGTTCTACTGTCATCTGGAAGACAGTGAAGAACGTTTCCCACCAATCATAGTACCAGCTGTTGAGGTCACTCCAGGAACAGTGTTCAGTTGTGATGTTGAAGGACTGGTACCTGACTATTCAGGAGTGATTGCAACCATCAACCTGGGCTTTCAAAGTTCTCTgtttaatgagccatttgaTATTACCAACCAAGTACTCACCATCTATAGGTGCTTAGCAGTGGAAAG CTGTAAGGATTGCCTGGGACTGAACAGTCCGTGTGGATGGTGTAACCTCAACAAGAAGTGCAGTGGCTCATCGGCTCTTTGCAGAAATGCATCTCACTTCCTAAAG GTGTCTGGAGGCAACAACTTTGCTGCCGAGTGCCCCTTGTTGGACATACCCCCCTCTGGTGGATACACTCAACCAGTAAGGGTGGCCCAGGATCTTCGATTGGCCACCAGGAACCTCATACCTGCc ACGGATGGCTTTGAGTACTATTGTGTTGTGAATGGAGTTAGTCTGACAGCTCAGTATGAGAACGAGAACTCCatcctgtgtacagtgggcAGTGGACAA CTCACACTTTCTGCTGGAATCGGCAGTTCTCCTGTGGTTGTCATGGTAATCTGGACGGGAAATGACGTCAACCACGTACTGAACAACACCATGCAACAAATTTCAG TGACGCTGTATGATTGTTGTGATTTGGCCAGTGGATGTTCGGAATGCATTGCAGTCAGAATGGGTTCAGAGTTCgcatgtgggtggtgtgggggtaGTTGTGAGGTGAGGCAAGAGTGCTCTAATACTTTCATTACTGAGGGGGACAATTGTCCTGCCTCTGTCATCAACTCATTCATTCCAATGTCAG GACCAGCTGAGGGTGGTACAACAATCACTGTGATGGGCACTGACCTCGGAGTAACCTTTGCTGATATTCAGAACTCCACTCTTACATTAGGAGGCGTGGCCTGCACTCCCCTCATCACTGGTTATATACCATGGCAGCAGTTTGTCTGTCAGACCACTAATTTTGTAACAGAAGGGTCTAAAGAATTCTCTCTGACCATTGGCTCTAGAATAGCCATTGTACACGCTGGCTCCTTCACTGCAGTGGATCCTACTGTCAACAGTGTAACTCCGACCTTTGGACCCATGGCCGGGGGAACCAAAGTGGTTGTAAATGGAACTGGACTGAACGTGGGTAATCAAGAGGATACTAGAGTCTCTCTAGAAATCAACGGATCAAACTACGTCTGCAATATATT ATCTATCGAGTCTCAAGAGATTCGGTGCAGGACCTCAGCAGGAAACCTCACCTCCGCTGCATTAGTGGTGGTATCCATTGATGCTGCCAGAGTCAGCAATCCAGGAGTGGTCTTCAGTTATCGTAACAACCCTAATGTGACTGCCGTGTTTCCTAGCAACACCATTCCTAGTGGAGGCATCACACTGACCTTTACTGGAGTGAACTTGGATGTGGTACAACAGCCTGTATTGGAGGTCTACCAGCCGATGGGGGCTCCTCCAGCAACTACCGAACAACATCAT AGGAGCACCTGCAGTATTGTGGACAATACCACCATCAAATGCTCAACTCCTAATCTAACAACAACCTCACTGACCCCATTGGACTATGCCCTGATGTTTGATGATGTCCCACTCACCACACACGCAAGCCTTCCCAtcagcgtccaatcagatcccTCCAATTTTCGGCTGGAGGGTTCGCAAGAGGTCACCAGTGGTACAGCGACTCTCATACGCATTGTG GGTGATAATCTCGACTCAGTGGAGACCAGTGAGATACAAGTGATCGTGGGAGGGGAGGAGTGTGTCAAGACACCCAGTAATTCAAGAGGGAGCGAATTTATCTGTACTGCCCCCTTGGAGACTCCAGGAGAGGAAAACCCAGCTATTATACGA GTGAACGTTGGGAGCAACATCGCTCAAGTATTGGACCAGCGACTGACCTACATAGTTCTTGTGGTGGAGATTCCTACGGTGGAGGTTCTTGAAGCGGCAGTTCCCCTGGAGGTCATCATCCCGAGTGTTTTGGGGGGGGCTGTAgtggtagtgtgtgtagtgcTGATcatttttgtctgtttttgtctgaactcgagaaagaagacCGTGTCTATTGCTATGCATGAACAGATGATGGAGCTCGTGGCTAATAG GAGAACACAGGAGGAAATATTACCTGTGGATGGCAATACTGCACTCGTTA aatCAGAACTTGTTGAGATTGCCGAGTCCATCCCAGACTCATTCAAAATACCAGCCTCCATATTGAAGCTCTCCAGTACTGCAATTGGACAAG GTGAATTTGGCGTTGTGTATAAGGGAGTCCTGACAGACTGGAACAAAGTTCCTATGCAGGGGGTGGCCGTGAAGACACTAAAAG GTCTGTTCTCGTTGTCGGATGTTCAGAGcatggtgtgtgaggtgaaCAAGATGCAAGACTTTGACCATCCTCACGTCATGTCCCTGATTGGGGTATGTCTTGATGCTGGCCCCGGTGTTGCCATAGTGATGCCATATATGGCCAACGGCAGCCTCATTAGCTATCTCAAAAAAGAAAGGAGCAGCCTTGAGTTGGACGAAGACTGTGAGATTGATCAG ATTCTGGAAGTAAGGAAACTGCTACTAAAGATGTGTCGCCAGATAGCACTAGGAATGGCCTACTTGGCCGAGCAGAAGTTTGTTCATCGCGACCTTGCAGccagaaactgcat GCTGGACTCGGGAGGGGGTATCAGGGTGGGGGACTTTGGTCTGGCTGAGGACGTCTATGCTAGTGGCTACTTCAGACAGAACGACCGAGCCAATGTGAAGCTGCCCTACAAATGGATGGCCTTGGAGAGTCTCAATGATGCTATCTTCACAGAGAAAACTGATGTG TGGTCATAcggtgtgactgtgtgggagATCTTCAATGCAGGACGGACTCCCTACCCTGCCATGGACCCACACTCCCTCATCAAGCTGCTAGGAGAAGGACGGAGACTAGAGAGACCTCTCAATGCAGCCTGTGCCACTGAGAT CTCTGAATTGATGCGTCGGTGTTGGAAGAAAGATTCAAAGGAGAGGCCAACCTTCTTACAATTGTCCACCACTGTGGAAAGGCTACTGACATCCATTTCTGGCTACACTGAGCTCGGTATGGTGCTACTGAATACTATTCAAGAAACAGAGCAGCTCA AATGTGACGATGAACCCGTACTTACTGATCACGAAGACGCTCATCGCTATGTCGACCCTCCGTCAAGTTATCCTCTAACAATTAAGAACAGCGGAGCATCATACAATTTATAA
- the LOC135345297 gene encoding tyrosine-protein kinase receptor UFO-like, which produces MVCEVNKMQDFDHPHVMSLIGVCVDAGPGIAIVMPYMANGSLIGYLKRERSSLELDDDCEIDQILEVRKLLLKMCHQIALGMAYLAEQNFVHRDLAARNCMLDSGGSIRVGDFGLAEDVYASGYFRQNDRANVKLPYKWMALESLNDAIFTEKTDVWSYGVTVWEIFSGGETPYPAVDPHSLIQLLGEGRRLERPLTAACATEM; this is translated from the exons atggtgtgtgaggtgaaTAAGATGCAAGACTTTGACCATCCTCACGTCATGTCCCTGATAGGGGTGTGTGTCGATGCTGGCCCCGGCATTGCTATAGTGATGCCATATATGGCCAACGGGAGCCTCATTGGATATCTCAAGAGAGAGAGGAGCAGCCTTGAGTTGGACGATGACTGTGAGATTGATCAG ATTCTAGAAGTGAGGAAACTGCTACTAAAGATGTGCCATCAGATAGCACTGGGAATGGCCTACTTGGCCGAGCAGAATTTTGTCCATCGCGACCTTGCAGCAAGAAACTGTAT GCTGGACTCGGGAGGGAGTATCAGGGTGGGGGACTTTGGTCTGGCTGAGGACGTCTATGCTAGTGGCTACTTCAGACAGAACGACCGAGCCAATGTGAAGCTTCCCTACAAATGGATGGCCTTGGAGAGTCTCAACGATGCCATCTTCACAGAGAAAACTGATGTG TGGTCGTatggtgtgactgtgtgggagATCTTCAGTGGAGGAGAGACCCCTTACCCTGCGGTGGACCCACACTCCCTCATCCAGCTGCTGGGAGAAGGGCGGAGACTAGAGAGACCTCTCACTGCAGCCTGTGCCACCGAGATGTGA